The Musa acuminata AAA Group cultivar baxijiao chromosome BXJ2-2, Cavendish_Baxijiao_AAA, whole genome shotgun sequence genome has a segment encoding these proteins:
- the LOC135605393 gene encoding agamous-like MADS-box protein MADS3 encodes MGRGRVELKRIENKINRQVTFSKRRNGLLKKAYELSVLCDAEIALIIFSSRGKLFEFASSEITKTIERYQSYQYASQLPADDQETQARNTYQEISKLKAKYESLQRSHRNLLGEDLGPLSLKELQQLERQLESALSQARQRRTQLMLDHMEELQKRERHLEDINRQLKFKLEAETSSLRAAQGSWEPNAMIESDPFSFRLQPNTMECEPTLQMYHHFVPPEAATPGNTGGENTYMLGWGL; translated from the exons ATGGGCAGGGGAAGGGTGGAGCTGAAGCGGATCGAGAACAAGATCAACCGCCAGGTGACATTCTCCAAGCGCCGTAACGGGCTGCTCAAGAAGGCCTACGAGCTCTCCGTCCTCTGCGACGCCGAGATCGCGCTCATCATCTTCTCCAGCCGCGGCAAGCTCTTCGAGTTCGCCAGCTCAGA AATAACTAAAACAATTGAGCGATATCAAAGCTATCAGTACGCATCACAACTCCCTGCAGATGACCAAGAGACACAG GCACGAAACACGTATCAGGAAATCTCCAAGTTGAAGGCAAAATATGAGTCGCTACAGCGATCCCATAG GAATTTACTTGGAGAGGACCTTGGGCCATTGAGTCTGAAAGAACTGCAGCAACTTGAACGACAACTTGAATCAGCACTATCTCAAGCCAGGCAGAGAAGG ACACAACTGATGCTGGACCACATGGAAGAACTTCAAAAAAGA GAGCGTCATCTGGAGGACATCAACAGGCAGCTCAAATTTAAG CTGGAGGCTGAGACTAGCTCTTTGAGAGCCGCTCAAGGATCCTGGGAACCCAATGCCATGATCGAAAGCGATCCATTCTCCTTCCGTCTTCAGCCAAACACTATGGAATGTGAACCCACTTTACAGAT GTATCACCACTTTGTTCCTCCTGAAGCAGCCACCCCAGGGAACACTGGTGGGGAGAACACTTACATGCTGGGCTGGGGTCTTTGA
- the LOC135605392 gene encoding tricetin 3',4',5'-O-trimethyltransferase-like, with protein MGSIKDMLQLTPEEDDKACTFALQLVVGSILPMTVKAAVELQLLEIIVKAGPGAKLSPADVVSRMPTENPEAVAMVDRILCLLAAYGVVSCSVETDDDGHPSCKYGAAPVCKYLTKNEDGVSLAAMSLMNQDKINMESCYYLKDAVLEGGVPFQKAYGMTVFEHHGTDPRFNKLFNECMRNHSTILMKKLLETYPGFDDVKVLVDVGGGTGATIHMITAKHPHIKGINFDLPHVISTAPPYPGVEHVSGDMFERVPSGGDAIFMKWIIHDWTNEQCTKILKNCWKVLPEKGKMMVVEYILPIIPESNLIAQGVFTVDMAMMIQTGGRERTQKEFEALAKEAGFTGPVKATYISMYAWLMEFTK; from the exons ATGGGATCCATCAAGGACATGCTGCAGCTGACACCCGAGGAGGACGACAAGGCATGCACGTTCGCCCTGCAGCTGGTGGTGGGTTCCATTCTCCCAATGACAGTCAAGGCGGCCGTGGAGCTCCAGCTACTAGAGATCATCGTCAAGGCCGGCCCCGGCGCCAAGCTGAGCCCCGCCGACGTGGTGTCCCGGATGCCAACCGAGAACCCCGAGGCGGTGGCCATGGTGGACCGGATCCTCTGTCTTCTCGCGGCCTACGGCGTCGTCAGTTGCTCTGTCGAGACCGACGACGATGGCCATCCCTCGTGCAAGTACGGCGCGGCGCCTGTGTGCAAGTACTTGACCAAGAACGAGGACGGCGTGTCCTTGGCCGCCATGAGCTTGATGAACCAGGACAAGATCAACATGGAGAGCTG TTATTACTTGAAGGATGCGGTGTTGGAGGGCGGCGTCCCCTTCCAGAAGGCGTACGGGATGACGGTATTCGAGCACCATGGCACCGATCCACGGTTCAACAAGCTGTTCAACGAGTGCATGAGGAACCACTCTACCATCCTCATGAAGAAGCTGCTCGAGACCTACCCCGGCTTCGACGACGTCAAGGTGCTCGTCGACGTCGGTGGCGGGACCGGCGCCACCATCCACATGATCACCGCCAAGCATCCGCACATCAAGGGCATCAACTTCGACCTCCCTCATGTCATATCCACTGCACCACCCTACCCAG GTGTCGAGCATGTCAGTGGAGACATGTTTGAAAGAGTTCCGAGTGGAGGAGACGCCATCTTCATGAAG TGGATCATTCATGACTGGACTAACGAGCAATGCACAAAAATATTAAAGAACTGTTGGAAGGTTTTACCAGAGAAAGGAAAGATGATGGTGGTGGAATATATACTCCCCATAATCCCGGAGTCAAACTTGATCGCACAGGGTGTTTTTACCGTAGACATGGCCATGATGATCCAGACTGGAGGGAGAGAACGGACACAGAAAGAGTTTGAGGCGTTGGCAAAGGAAGCAGGGTTCACAGGACCTGTGAAGGCTACCTACATATCCATGTATGCCTGGCTCATGGAGTTCACAAAATAG
- the LOC135605394 gene encoding flavone O-methyltransferase 1-like → MPATNDVLKLTAEEEEEACARALQLSCGAVLPMVLKVAIELGLLQIIVKSGPATPLSSEEIAAQLPSENLEAAAAWVDRILRLLAANKIVGCVVEAGADDRRSRKYRMAPICKYLTENEDGSLANLLLMHHDKVFLDLWHYLKDSVLDGRLPVMAAYGMSCFDYQSTDPRFNKIFNEAMRGHTAVIVNQLLRTYGGFDDVKVLVDVGGGVGATLGMITSRHPHIKGINLDLPHVISGAQPLPGVQHVSGDMFEAVPSGDAIFLKWILHDWNDGYCAKLLNNCWKALPEKGKVIVMECILPVVPEVTPRDQYIYQLDICMLAYTIGGKERTKQEFQALAMDAGFTGFKALPVFAGTCIMELTK, encoded by the exons ATGCCGGCCACCAACGACGTGCTGAAGCTGACcgcagaagaggaggaggaggcgtgcGCGCGCGCCCTGCAACTGTCGTGCGGCGCCGTCCTTCCCATGGTCCTCAAGGTGGCCATCGAGCTCGGCCTCTTACAGATCATCGTCAAGTCTGGCCCAGCCACCCCACTGAGCTCCGAGGAGATTGCCGCCCAGCTGCCGAGCGAGAACCTGGAGGCTGCAGCCGCTTGGGTCGATCGGATTCTCCGCTTACTCGCCGCCAACAAGATCGTCGGCTGCGTCGTCGAGGCCGGCGCCGACGATCGCCGCTCGCGGAAGTACCGCATGGCACCCATCTGCAAGTATCTCACGGAGAATGAGGATGGTTCTCTAGCTAACCTGCTTCTGATGCATCACGATAAAGTCTTCCTGGATTTATG GCACTACCTGAAGGATTCGGTCTTGGACGGCCGCCTCCCGGTTATGGCCGCCTACGGGATGTCTTGTTTCGACTACCAAAGCACCGATCCACGGTTCAACAAGATATTCAACGAGGCTATGCGGGGCCACACCGCCGTTATCGTCAACCAACTTCTCCGCACCTACGGCGGCTTCGACGACGTGAAGGTGCTCGTCGACGTGGGCGGTGGCGTCGGTGCCACCCTCGGCATGATCACTTCCAGACACCCCCACATCAAGGGCATCAACTTAGACCTCCCGCACGTCATCTCCGGCGCACAACCCCTGCCAG GAGTGCAGCACGTTAGCGGAGACATGTTTGAAGCTGTTCCCAGTGGAGATGCCATTTTCCTCAAG TGGATTCTTCACGACTGGAATGATGGGTATTGCGCGAAGTTGCTGAACAATTGTTGGAAGGCTCTTCCCGAGAAGGGGAAGGTGATCGTGATGGAATGCATTCTTCCAGTAGTTCCAGAGGTGACTCCGAGAGATCAGTACATCTACCAGTTAGATATCTGCATGTTGGCCTACACAATTGGGGGCAAAGAGAGAACGAAGCAAGAGTTCCAAGCTCTAGCCATGGATGCCGGTTTTACCGGATTCAAAGCTCTTCCTGTGTTCGCCGGCACATGCATCATGGAACTCACCAAGTAG